In Stanieria sp. NIES-3757, the DNA window TCAACAAGGTTTTCAGCACGCAATTATTTTGCCGAGTAACGATGATTCTTTATACTTAAAAAATCAAGATGATCCAGAACAACAAGCTGCGATCGCTCTATTGCGAGAATCTTGTTTTGGAGCTTTAGAAAGATTAATAGCAAGTTATGTCTTGTTCTGGGCATTAGCTAAAAAAGTAGCTTCTCTTCCTCTACTCAAATATCAATATTGGAAATCTCAAAGCCGAACCAAAATTATGACTACGGCTGCACCAATCCCAGGAGTAGACCCGAAAAAATATAATCAGGGCGTTAATTTAACCCAAAAAACTCAAAAGTCCCAGAATACACCCAAAAAACAGCCAAATATCAAATCTTAGAACTCAAGTTAGTTAATAAGTAGGGGCGAACCGCAATTCGCCCTGACTCAAGAACGAGTATAACGATGCTTGACTCCAGCAGGAAAATAATTAGGCTCACAAAAAGGGAGAAGCGCAACTTGTGGTAATTGAGATTGTGGAGGTACATAGTTAGCAAACTCACTATTGAGACGAAGTAACTGAGTATAGACCGCAAAAGCGATCGCATTTTCCATGTTTTCGTTGGCTTTAATATTGGGAGCTAGTTCGACTATGATTGAAAGATAGCGGTTTTGATCTTCATTTTCTTTAACTTCCATCACAAATTTCCCAGTCACCCAATCTCTAATTCCTGGTTGTTCTAAGCCTACGTGAATATTCTCAGGATAAATATTGGCACCGTAATAGGAAATCGTAAAAGCAGAACGACCAAAAATATACACAAAAGGTAAAGAATAATTTCCTCGTTCGGATTGGGATTGTAATTTTGCTACAGGATCGAACCCTTGTTGTCGCAGAAATTGCAACATTTCTTGGTAGCTAATAATTCCCCCTGTATCGGAAATATGATAGCGAATTAAAGGGATACCATTATTTCCAGAAAAAAGTAAAGTATCGTTGTGGGTTTCAAAATATCTACTTGTCGGATCGAATTGGACTAAAGTAGGCAGACGAGATTCTCCAAACAGAGTTTTAGCCTCAGTAGGGTTTTGAGCAAAAAAACGACGAATACAAATGCTCAAAGGTGTTTCGTTACCTAATACTCCTGCGTCTGCTGTTCCATATAAAGAAGCAAAATCAAAACAAGGATTAGTTGAACCTATTCTTTCGGCAATTAAACTACGCCACTCTTCGCTAAATACTTCCCCAGCCATCACTAGTTTCAAAGAGTATTCATGCCATTTAATTCCTTCAGCAATGCCACTATCGATTATATCTTTCAGAAAAGGAGGATAACCTAATAAAACAACCTGATCGAACAGCGGTGATAATTTTTTAATTACCCGAAAAATTTCAGTTTTATTATTACCTGGGGTAACCACCGTAATGGGATAACCTTTAGCTGCCAGATGACGACAGCAATTAGTAGTGTACATTCCCCCTACCCAAGTCCCAAGACTAAAACAAACAACAGCTAAAGTGCTGCGAGTATCAGCTTGGAAACTATCATGAAAAATTTGTTCAAACCTGGTAGTAATTTGAAATTCATCACTCAAAAAACGAGGCCAAAAAGTTGATTCTCCCGTCGAACCAGAAGAAACAGCAATGGTATCACATTGTTCTAATAATCCTTGGCGACATAGTTCTGAGAGAGGATATTTTTTAATGTAGTTCTCTTTAGTTACCAAAGGCAGATTTTGAAAATCAGCTAAGGTTTGAATTGATTGAGGCTCGATTTGATGTTCTTGGAGGAAGGCTTGATAAGCAGGTACAGTATTCGCTACTTCGTGAAATAACTCTAAAATTTTATTGCCAGCATCGCTTTGAAGAGATTGTTGAATTTGCTCTTCTAAAGGAGTGTTGAGAAAGGTTTGCCAAGCGTATTGCGATCGCTTTTTTTGAGATTCTGAAATCATAATGAAACTCTTATAAAAGATATTTTTTAGTTGTGGGACTTTTCAACATCTATTGTGCTGCTAATATCTTTATCAAGGGAAATTTTTTTAGATTGATTTATATATAGCGATTTTTTATCTTCGTTTGGAAAGCTAAAAGCTTATAGCTAATAGCTTTTGTAGAGATATCTTATCGAATCTAAATTTTTTAGCACGCTCTAACTTAGAATAACTATACCCGCTTGTTGCATATAACTTAATAACCAATTAGCAGCAGTAGCACGACGGGTTTGTCTTGGTCCAAATTCTCCAATTTTATAACCTTGAAAACCTAACTTTTCTTTCAATAATTGTTTATTTTCTTTGGGAATTGAACGAGTTAGCTTAACTGTCGGGGGGCGATTGGCGATAAAATCTGGTGGTTCGGGATATTCTTCTCTCCAATCATTAGCTACATTATTTGCATCCCAAGTTTGAGTAGTTGAATTGTAACAATAACCGAGATAATGCCAAACTAATTGATTAACAGTAGCATCATCAAGCTCTTCTTTAAGAATTGCCCAGATTGTATCTGTATTTAACGGTGGTAGATTGCACATAATCAATTGCTTTTAGGCAACTAAAGATAACTATGATATATATTTCTAATTAATTTGAATTTAGTTGAATCAGACAAGTTCGCAACTAACTAATGCTTCTAAAAAACTTAGAGGCATTATTCTCAGCAATTTTAGCCAAGAAATAAAAAAAATAAAAATAAATTTTGCGCTCCGAGAATTTTTTTTGGGCAATCTAAGATAGAGAAGATTATTTTCTCCGTATTTTGATGTCCATCTGTTAAATAGAGGAAGATGAAAGTTTTTAAAACAACCACATCTCCAGAAAAGCAAATTACTCAAGCATCCCATCGGTTTAAAGGATTACCTCTACGTTTAATTTTAGTTTTACCGTTTGTAACGCAGATTGTCGGTGCAGTAGGATTGGTAGGTTATCTTTCCTTCAAAAATGGACAACAAGCAGTTAACGATCTAGGAGATCGTTTAACCGACAAAAGCATTAATTTAGTTTCCGAACGACTGGATAATTATCTAGCAACTCCACAAAAACTCAATCAAACTAATCTTGATGCGATCGCTCTTGGCTTGTTGGACTTAGAAGATTTTAAAACGTCAGGACATTACTTTTGGAAACAATTACAAGCGTATCCAGATATCACTTTCATTTCTTATGTACTGAACACAGGAGAATATGCTGGTGCAGGAAGATTTTTAGATGGACAGGGAGTGACTATAGACGAACTTTCCCCCGCTACTAAGTGGAAATCCTACACTTATGCTACAGATAGTAAAGGCGATCGCACTAAAGTAATCGCAGTATACGATAACTACAAGCCTTTGGAAGAACCAGCCCACCAAGAAACAGTTAAAGCAGGTAAAACAATCTGGGGTTCTGTATACAATTGGGATGATGCGCCTGAATTTATTTCAGTTGGGATCAATAGTCCTATCTATGACGAAAAACACCAGTTAGTTGGCAGTCTTGGCATCGATATACTGTTATCTAGTATTAGCGAGTTCTTACAACAATTAGAAATTAGCCCCACTGCCAAAACTTTTATTATCGAACGCGATGGGTTATTAATTGGTAGCTCTAGTACTGAAAAACCTTTTACCTTAGTTAATGGTATAGCTACCAGACTAAATGCTATAAATAGCTCTGATGAGCAAATTCAAACTACAGCTAAATATTTACAACAAAAATTTGGTAACTTTCAAGCAATTAAAGACGAACAAAAACTGAGTTTTGAATTACAAGGCGATCGTCAGTTTGTTCGAGTTACTCCCTGGCGAGATCAATACGGTTTGGATTGGTTAGTAGTCACTACTATTCCTGAATCAGACTTTATGGCGCAGATTGATGCCAACACTCAGACAACTATTATCCTCTGTTTTTTGGCATTAATAATAGCTATTGGTTTAGGATTAATTACCTCTCGTTGGATTATTCAACCGATCCTGCGACTAGGTAAAGCATCGGTTGCGATCGCTCAAGGAGATTTAAACCAACAAGTCGAAGTTAGAGGCATCATTGAATTAGGGGTTTTATCCGACTCTTTTAATGAAATGGCGCAACAACTCCAAGCCTCTTTTAATAATTTAGCTCGCAAAAATCAAGAAGTTATCCAAGTCAATCAAGAGTTAGACCGAGCAAATCAAGAGCTAGCTCAAGCTAACGATAAACTGGAAATCAGAGTAGAACAAAGAACCGCCGAACTACAACAAGCTAAAAATGTAGCAGAACTTGCCAATCGTGCTAAAAGCGAATTTTTAGCTAATATGAGTCACGAACTTCGCACACCTCTCAATGCGATCCTCGGTTTTACACAACTGATGAATCGTGAAACATCTCTGACTAAAAAACAACAAGAGAATCTCGGTATTATCAATCGTAGTGGCGAACACTTACTTTCTTTAATCAATGATGTTCTAGATTTAGCCAAAATCGAGTCGGGACAAATGACTCTCTATCCTACCGATTTTGATTTATATACTCTTTTAAATCTAATCGAAGAAATGTTAGCCCTTAAAGCTGAATCTAAAGGTTTACAGCTTATTTTTGAACGTAGCAAAGATTTGCCTCGATATATCAAAACCGACGACAAAAAACTCCGTCAAGTTTTAATTAATTTATTAGGAAATGCGATCAAGTTTACTGACGAAGGTAGTGTAACCTTAAGAGTGTCATCAGTCATTAGTCATTCGTTACTAGAAAGAAACCACACAGAACAAAAAACAAATGACAAAGAACAAATGACAATTCACTTTGAAGTCGAAGATACTGGTGCAGGTATTGCTCCTGAAGAAATTGACAATTTATTTGAAGCTTTCGTACAGACAGAAACAGGTAAACAATTGCAACAAGGAACAGGTTTGGGTTTACCAATTAGTAAAAAGTTTGTCGAATTGATGGGCGGGGAGATTAGTGTTAGTTCCCAAGTAGGTAAAGGAACTATCTTTAAATTTAATATTCAAGTTTTGCTTAGTGAAGCCAACAGAATTGAAAATAAAAAACAAACTCGAAGGGTAATTGCTCTCGAACCGAATCAACCAGAATATCGTATTTTGATCGTAGACGATCGCTGGGAAAATCGCCGACTGCTGGTTAAGTTATTACAACCAATCGGGTTTCAAGTTCAAGAAGCAGCTAACGGACAAGAAGCTGTGGAAAATTGGGAAAGTTGGCAACCCCATCTGATTTGGATGGATATGAGAATGCCAATTATGAATGGTTATGAAGCTACTCAACAAATTAAATCTCATCTTAAAGGACAAGCTACGGCAATTATTGCTCTAACCGCCAGTACTCTTGAAGAAGAAAAAGCAGTTGTTATCTCTGCTGGTTGTGATGATTTTGTCCGCAAACCTTTTCGGGAAGAGGTAATTTTTGAAAAGATGGCTCAATATTTGGGAGTTAAATATATCTATGAAAATCTTGACTCTGAAAAAGATTCCGAATTAGAAGCTCTTGATAAATTAACCGCCGAAGCTTTAGCAATTATGTCTGATGAATGGTTAGAGGAACTTGTTGAAGCTGCTGCCTTAATTAATAATCAATTAATTGCTCAATTATTAGCAGAAATACCCCAACAACATCAAAATTTAGCTAAAGCTATTCAAAAACAAGTAGATGATTTTGATTTCGACCGCATTATGAATCTCGCTCAAGAAGCTGTCAATTTATGAATAATAGTGAGTTAAATTCTTGTTTTGGCAATATTTTAATAGTTGATGATATTCCTGATAATTTAAGAGTTTTGTCTACATCTTTAAGCGAGCGGGGTTATCAAGTTCGTTGTGCTAAAAATGGTGCAATGGCATTAATTACAGCTAAAAAAAACCCACCTGATTTAATTCTGCTAGATATCAAAATGCCAGATTTGGATGGCTATGAAGTTTGTGAGAAATTAAAAGCAGATCAATTAACCCACGAAATTCCGATTATTTTCTTGAGTGCTTTTGATGGTGTGGTGGACAAAGTAAAAGCTTTTGCTGTTGGTGGTGTCGATTATATTACTAAACCTTTTCAAATTGAAGAAGTTCTAGCTCGCATTCAGCATCAATTAGCTTTACAAGCAGCTAAAGCAGAAATTTCTCTCTTAAATACCCAATTAGAACAAAAAGTTCAACAAAGAACTACACAATTAGAACAAGTTATTAATAAACTAAATCAAGAAATTGCTCAACACAAACAAACACAACAACTATTGTTAGCTCAGGCTTTACATGACGCTCTAACTGGTTTACCTAATCGTACTTTGTTTATGGAGCATCTGCAAAAAGCTCTACAACGGAGTTACAGAAATCAAGATTATTTGTTTGCCGTCTTGTTTATTGACCTCGATCGCTTCAAAATTATTAATGATAGTTGGGGACACGCAGTAGGCGATCAACTTTTAATTGCGATCGCAGGAATTTTAAAACAATGCTCTCGTGAGGTAGATACGGTTGCTCGATTGAGTGGAGATGAGTTTACTATTCTCCTAGAAGATTTACAGGATTTTCAAGATGCGGTCGCGATCGCCGAAAGAGTATTAGATCAACTTACTTCTCCGATTCATTTACAAGAGCGTAAAGTTTTTTCTGGTGCTAGCATTGGCATTGTTTTAGGTTCGACACATTATCAAAATGGGATCGAGTTATTACGGGATGCCGATATTGCAATGTATCGAGCTAAAGCTCTAGGAAAAGGGCGTTATGCTGTCTTCGATCAAGAAATGTATGCTCAAACAATTCATCTCTCCCAATTAGAGACAGATTTGCGGTTGGCTATCGAACGTCAAGAATTTTTACTTAATTATCAACCAATTGTCTCTTTAAAAACCCTTCAAATCAAAGGTTTTGAAGTATTGTTACGCTGGCAACATCCCCAAACTGGTTTAATTGCTCCTGGTGATTTTATTGCGATCGCTGAAGATACAGGTTTAATTGTACCGATTGGTGAATGGGTGTTATACGAAGCTTGTCGACAGTTACATACTTGGCAAAGCAAATTTCCTCATGCTTCGTCTCTGCATCTAAGTGTCAATCTTTCCAGTAGACAAATTCAACAATTTGATTTTGTCGAAAAACTAGCCCAAATTTTAACTGAGACTGGCTTAAATGGGGAAAATCTGCGCTTAGAACTTACTGAAACCATGTTAATGGATCGCGGAGAAAAAACCATCGAACTTCTTACCCAAATCAAACAGCAAAACATTCAACTAAGTATTGATGATTTTGGTACAGGTTACTCATCCCTTAGTTATTTACATCGCTTTCCCATTGACACTCTTAAAATCGATCGCTCTTTTGTTAGTCTGATCAATGCGGAAGGAGAGAATTGCGAAATCGTCAAAACAATTATTACTCTAGCTCATTCTCTAGGCATGAAAGCGATCGCAGAAGGGGTAGAAATGCCTCATCAAGTAACTCATCTGAGTAGATTAGGTTGTGAAGCAGCGCAAGGATATTTCTTTTCTAAACCTCTCAATTTACAGTTAGCTGAATCAATTATTGCCACCAATCCCCAATGGTAAGCTGTTAAGTAGTTAAGTGAATTTATTGGTTGACGGAGATTGGGAAAGAATTTATATAGTATTTTGACTTTTGACTTTTGACTTTTAATTTACAATGCAGCCTAAATCTTGGCAGGTAGGAATTGTTTTATCGATTGGTGTTGTTGCAGTTTCTACCGCAGCAATTTTGATTCGCCTGACAATGGCAGCAGCAGCAACTAATAGTGTTGGTTTTAGTCTTTTTATTGCTGCATCTCGTTTAATTATCTCTGCGGTAATCTTAATTCCTACTTGGCATAGCTTTAAAAATTATCAAGTTACCAATAAAGCCTTAATTTTCGCGATCGCTGCTGGAATTTGTTTGGCTTTACATTTTGCGACTTGGATTACTTCGTTAGCTTTTACTTCCATCGCTGCTTCTACTGCTTTAGTAACCACTAATCCAATTTGGGTAGCTATCTTATCGCAAGTTTGGTTAAAAGAAAAACTGAGTAAATACACTATCATTGCAATCTTAATTGCCTTAACAGGAGGTATAATTATCGCCCTGGCTGATTATGACTCTACCGAACTTACTAATCCTATTTTGGGAGATATTTTAGCTCTAATTGGGGCTTGGATGGCTAGTTTATATTTATTATTTGGTTTACAAGCACAAAGACAAGGCTTAAATATCAGTAATTATATTGCCGTCTCTTATTCCACCGCAGCTTTAATTTTATTTCCTTTACCGCTACTCTTCGGAGTTAACTATTTTGATTATCCGAGTAAAGTTTATTTTTATATCTTATTAATGGCAATTATTGCCCAATTAATTGGTCATACTACCTTTAACTGGGCAATCACATGGATTTCTCCTACTTTTGTCACTTTAAGTATTTTATTTGAACCAATTGGCTCTAGTTTGTTAGGATATTTCCTCTTTGCTGAAACACCTGCCAATTTAGTCATTGTCGGAGGATTAGTACTTTTATTAGGAGTTGCTTTAGCAATTATTAGTAAATAGTGTTTTTTAAAACACTTAACAAAATATAGGAAATATCAAGATTTATTCTGACAATCTTCTGGCAAACTAACCTGTAACTAGAACTGTGAGGGAATAAGCTAATGGGAATTGTGATTAGCACAGTAAATATGAAAGGCGGAGTAGGTAAAACTACTCTGACTGTAAATCTTGCAACTTGTTTAGCCAAAAATCATGGCAAGCGAGTTTTAGTATTAGATTTAGATTCGCAAATTAGTGCAACTTTAAGTCTAATTTCTCCCCATGATTTTGCCAAAATGCGGAAAAAAAGACGCACTTTAAGTTATTTAATCGATCAGGTAATTAGTCCTAATCCTTGGAGTAAACTTGAAATTCAAGACCTTATTTATGGCAATATTTGTAACATTGAAGGTTTGGAATTATTACCAGGAGATATTGAGCTTTATGATGAGTATCTAGTCTCGGAAATGTTACATAAAAAAGCTTTGGAAGAGGATGAACAAGAGTTTGAAAAAATATGGGATAATTTTGAGAGAATTTTGATTAAACAAATCGTTGATCAAGTGATTGATGATTACGATTTTATTATTATGGACTGCGCCCCTGGGTATAATTTACTAACTCGTAGCGGTATTGCTGCTAGTAATTATTACTTACTTCCCGCTCGTCCTGAACCTCTTTCTTTGGTGGGTATTCAACTATTAGAAAGAAGAATTGCGAAACTAAAAGAAAGTCATCAAAATATCGAACCACTAAATATCAATTTGCTAGGGATTGTTTTTGTTCTCTCGGCAGGAGGATTAATGGGTAGATATTACAAACAAGTAATGAAAAGAGTTAAAGATGACTATTATCCTTCTCAATTATTTTCTAACTCTATTCCTATGGATGTTAATGTTGCTAAAGCTGTAGATTTATTCACACCCGCAGTAATAGCTATGCCTAATTCTGTTGGTTCTAAAGCTTTTGTCAAATTAACCGAAGAATTGATCGAAAAAGTTAAAGTTGGTAACACAGAATTAATGGCTGTACATTAAAGTAGTGAAACATCTTTATTGGCTCTCACAAATCAATCCGTCAGAGCAATCTTTAGTAGGAGAAAAAGTATTTATTTTGAGTCAGCTTTTACAGCATGGCTATCCTATTTTGCCTGGTTATGTGATTGGTACGCCAATATTAAAAGAGTTTCTGGAAAATTTTAATGACGCTCAATCACTGATTGCTAATTTACCTAATTCTTCTTTACATTTAAATGTAGATAATTATTTGGTGCTTCAGTCAGTTGCGCAAAAAAGTCGTCAAATTATTCTAGAAACTCCTTTTCCTGATCGATGGCAAGCAGAAATTTTTGCAGCAGCAACCAAATTAAATACCCAAACTTTGATTGTTCGCCCCTCTTTAGTAGTATCTCATCATTACCAACGGATGATGACAGGCTTATGGCGATCGCATTGTTGTTGGTGTCAACCAGAAGCTTTAACTCAGACAATCAAAAAAGTTTGGGCAGATTTATTTGGAGCAAAAAGTTTGTTTTATTGGCAAAAACTGGGAATTGACCTAGAAAAACTTAATTTAGCTGTTTTAATTCAACCTTTATATAATGCCAAAGCTTCAGGTATTGTCGAATTAAAGTCGGATCGGTTATTTATTTCGGCTACTTCTGGTTTGGGACATAGTCTTCTGCGAGGAGAAATACAACCAGATTATTATGAAATAGATCGTCAAACTTCAGCCATTATTAATGGCAAGTTAGGCAGTAAAACTCTGGCTTATCGTCTCCCAGATACCAAAGAAGCAGCAGGAGAAAATTGTTTAGAAGTTTATCTGACTAGCGAAACAGAACAAGAACAATTTGCTTTAGATGACGATGCTTTAACTCGTTTAATTGAATTAATTAAAGATTTAGCCCAAAAGAGAAGGCATATTAATTATTTAGAATGGACTTTACTTCAAAATACTACTGATAAATATTATTTTACTCAATTAAATTATTTTTCCACTTCTTCTTGGCAAAGTACTAATCAACCCTTACTAACAGGAGTAGCTGCTGCTTCAGGAATAGTTAAAGCAACTGTTCAGGTTAATCCCAATTCTTTACTGTCTGCTGAACAAATCAAGCCAGGTAGTATTGTTGTTCTCAAAGAGCTTGCGCCTCATCAAATTGCTTTATTACAACAAATTGGTGGCATTGTTACCGAACAAGGCGGTATTACCAGTCATGGAGCGATTTTAGCTAGAGAATTAGGTATTCCTGCCATTGTAGGGGTTGCCCAGGCTACTCAACTCTTGCAAACAGGAGACAAAATTTTACTGAACGGTAATACTGGCAAGATTTATAGATTATCACCAGAGGAAAAAATGATGATGAATAGTTGGGATCGAGAGGAGACAAAAACTCAAATTAAATCAAAATGGCAGAATAGCGATCGCTATAGTTCAAACGAGAGTTTAGTACTGAATGCTTATCCAATCGCTACTCAACTGATGGTTAATCTAAGTCAAGCTAATTTGGTTGATAGTGCTGCTAATTTACCTGTTGATGGAGTTGGTTTAATTCGTGCTGAGTTGATGCTGGCAGATTTAATTACCTCGGATGATTTTCTAGATCCAGCCTTATCTTCAAATTTATTAGGCGAGATTATCAATCGTTTAAGTCAGTTTGTGGCTAAATTTGCTCCTAGACCAGTATTTTATCGTTCCTTGGATTATTGTTTTGGGGCAGAAAAAACAAGGAGTAATCCGATTGTAGGTAAAAGAGGAACCTACAGTTATCTTTCTGATTCGAGCTTGTTTAAATTAGAATTGTCTGCTTTAGCACAATTGTATTTGGAAGGCTATACTAACTGCCATCTAATTTTACCTTTTGTGCGTAGTGTTGCCGAAGTTCGTTATTGCCGTCGTCTGATCGAGGAAGTTGGTTTGACTAGACAACCAGATTTTCAACTGTGGATGATGGCAGAAATCCCTTCAGTGATTTTTTTGATTGAAGAATACGTACAAGCAGGAATACAAGGAATCGCAATTGGTACTAATGATCTAACCCAACTCCTGTTAGGGATAGACCGAGAACAACCAGAGTTTGCTACTAGTGGATTAACTGCCAATCACCCTGCCGTGTCAAAAGCGATCGCACAAATTATTAAAGCTGCACAACTAGCTGGTATTCCTTGTTCAATTTGTGGTCAAGCTCCCGTCCAATATCCCCACCTAATCGACCAGTTGATTCGATGGGGTATCACGACTATTTCTGTTGAACCAGAAGCGGTGATTTCTACTTATAATGCGATCGCTCGTGCCGAACATCGTTTATGTTTAGAGGTGGCTCGTCAATCTTTACCAACTACTATTTAAAATTTGATGTTAATCGAGATCAAATGAAAGTCGCATAATGGTTGCTATGACTCATCAATGACAGACGTGTTCCCCGTTTTAAAATTTTTCTGCTTAAAAAATTTAGTCACAATTGAACAAAAATAATTTAACTCTTGATTTCCTAAATTCCCTCTTTGCTTGAGTTTGGCTCGATATCAATTTGAGTAAATCCAGGCACTATAAAACTTTTGACATAGAAAACCCTATAACTTTCGTTAGAGGGATTAATCGCTTTTTATAGATAGTCTAAATCTAGGTTCGGAAAAGCCAAGCGGTTGAAAATCAATCTAAGACTTTGAGCCGATTTTGTTT includes these proteins:
- a CDS encoding PEP-utilising protein mobile region, whose protein sequence is MKHLYWLSQINPSEQSLVGEKVFILSQLLQHGYPILPGYVIGTPILKEFLENFNDAQSLIANLPNSSLHLNVDNYLVLQSVAQKSRQIILETPFPDRWQAEIFAAATKLNTQTLIVRPSLVVSHHYQRMMTGLWRSHCCWCQPEALTQTIKKVWADLFGAKSLFYWQKLGIDLEKLNLAVLIQPLYNAKASGIVELKSDRLFISATSGLGHSLLRGEIQPDYYEIDRQTSAIINGKLGSKTLAYRLPDTKEAAGENCLEVYLTSETEQEQFALDDDALTRLIELIKDLAQKRRHINYLEWTLLQNTTDKYYFTQLNYFSTSSWQSTNQPLLTGVAAASGIVKATVQVNPNSLLSAEQIKPGSIVVLKELAPHQIALLQQIGGIVTEQGGITSHGAILARELGIPAIVGVAQATQLLQTGDKILLNGNTGKIYRLSPEEKMMMNSWDREETKTQIKSKWQNSDRYSSNESLVLNAYPIATQLMVNLSQANLVDSAANLPVDGVGLIRAELMLADLITSDDFLDPALSSNLLGEIINRLSQFVAKFAPRPVFYRSLDYCFGAEKTRSNPIVGKRGTYSYLSDSSLFKLELSALAQLYLEGYTNCHLILPFVRSVAEVRYCRRLIEEVGLTRQPDFQLWMMAEIPSVIFLIEEYVQAGIQGIAIGTNDLTQLLLGIDREQPEFATSGLTANHPAVSKAIAQIIKAAQLAGIPCSICGQAPVQYPHLIDQLIRWGITTISVEPEAVISTYNAIARAEHRLCLEVARQSLPTTI
- a CDS encoding two-component hybrid sensor and regulator; the encoded protein is MKVFKTTTSPEKQITQASHRFKGLPLRLILVLPFVTQIVGAVGLVGYLSFKNGQQAVNDLGDRLTDKSINLVSERLDNYLATPQKLNQTNLDAIALGLLDLEDFKTSGHYFWKQLQAYPDITFISYVLNTGEYAGAGRFLDGQGVTIDELSPATKWKSYTYATDSKGDRTKVIAVYDNYKPLEEPAHQETVKAGKTIWGSVYNWDDAPEFISVGINSPIYDEKHQLVGSLGIDILLSSISEFLQQLEISPTAKTFIIERDGLLIGSSSTEKPFTLVNGIATRLNAINSSDEQIQTTAKYLQQKFGNFQAIKDEQKLSFELQGDRQFVRVTPWRDQYGLDWLVVTTIPESDFMAQIDANTQTTIILCFLALIIAIGLGLITSRWIIQPILRLGKASVAIAQGDLNQQVEVRGIIELGVLSDSFNEMAQQLQASFNNLARKNQEVIQVNQELDRANQELAQANDKLEIRVEQRTAELQQAKNVAELANRAKSEFLANMSHELRTPLNAILGFTQLMNRETSLTKKQQENLGIINRSGEHLLSLINDVLDLAKIESGQMTLYPTDFDLYTLLNLIEEMLALKAESKGLQLIFERSKDLPRYIKTDDKKLRQVLINLLGNAIKFTDEGSVTLRVSSVISHSLLERNHTEQKTNDKEQMTIHFEVEDTGAGIAPEEIDNLFEAFVQTETGKQLQQGTGLGLPISKKFVELMGGEISVSSQVGKGTIFKFNIQVLLSEANRIENKKQTRRVIALEPNQPEYRILIVDDRWENRRLLVKLLQPIGFQVQEAANGQEAVENWESWQPHLIWMDMRMPIMNGYEATQQIKSHLKGQATAIIALTASTLEEEKAVVISAGCDDFVRKPFREEVIFEKMAQYLGVKYIYENLDSEKDSELEALDKLTAEALAIMSDEWLEELVEAAALINNQLIAQLLAEIPQQHQNLAKAIQKQVDDFDFDRIMNLAQEAVNL
- a CDS encoding Cobyrinic acid ac-diamide synthase; protein product: MGIVISTVNMKGGVGKTTLTVNLATCLAKNHGKRVLVLDLDSQISATLSLISPHDFAKMRKKRRTLSYLIDQVISPNPWSKLEIQDLIYGNICNIEGLELLPGDIELYDEYLVSEMLHKKALEEDEQEFEKIWDNFERILIKQIVDQVIDDYDFIIMDCAPGYNLLTRSGIAASNYYLLPARPEPLSLVGIQLLERRIAKLKESHQNIEPLNINLLGIVFVLSAGGLMGRYYKQVMKRVKDDYYPSQLFSNSIPMDVNVAKAVDLFTPAVIAMPNSVGSKAFVKLTEELIEKVKVGNTELMAVH
- a CDS encoding hypothetical protein (protein of unknown function DUF6 transmembrane), whose amino-acid sequence is MQPKSWQVGIVLSIGVVAVSTAAILIRLTMAAAATNSVGFSLFIAASRLIISAVILIPTWHSFKNYQVTNKALIFAIAAGICLALHFATWITSLAFTSIAASTALVTTNPIWVAILSQVWLKEKLSKYTIIAILIALTGGIIIALADYDSTELTNPILGDILALIGAWMASLYLLFGLQAQRQGLNISNYIAVSYSTAALILFPLPLLFGVNYFDYPSKVYFYILLMAIIAQLIGHTTFNWAITWISPTFVTLSILFEPIGSSLLGYFLFAETPANLVIVGGLVLLLGVALAIISK
- a CDS encoding response regulator receiver modulated diguanylate cyclase/phosphodiesterase, translating into MNNSELNSCFGNILIVDDIPDNLRVLSTSLSERGYQVRCAKNGAMALITAKKNPPDLILLDIKMPDLDGYEVCEKLKADQLTHEIPIIFLSAFDGVVDKVKAFAVGGVDYITKPFQIEEVLARIQHQLALQAAKAEISLLNTQLEQKVQQRTTQLEQVINKLNQEIAQHKQTQQLLLAQALHDALTGLPNRTLFMEHLQKALQRSYRNQDYLFAVLFIDLDRFKIINDSWGHAVGDQLLIAIAGILKQCSREVDTVARLSGDEFTILLEDLQDFQDAVAIAERVLDQLTSPIHLQERKVFSGASIGIVLGSTHYQNGIELLRDADIAMYRAKALGKGRYAVFDQEMYAQTIHLSQLETDLRLAIERQEFLLNYQPIVSLKTLQIKGFEVLLRWQHPQTGLIAPGDFIAIAEDTGLIVPIGEWVLYEACRQLHTWQSKFPHASSLHLSVNLSSRQIQQFDFVEKLAQILTETGLNGENLRLELTETMLMDRGEKTIELLTQIKQQNIQLSIDDFGTGYSSLSYLHRFPIDTLKIDRSFVSLINAEGENCEIVKTIITLAHSLGMKAIAEGVEMPHQVTHLSRLGCEAAQGYFFSKPLNLQLAESIIATNPQW